A genomic stretch from Gopherus flavomarginatus isolate rGopFla2 chromosome 3, rGopFla2.mat.asm, whole genome shotgun sequence includes:
- the FASTKD5 gene encoding FAST kinase domain-containing protein 5, mitochondrial yields the protein MATVITCRRFPRGVRSMVAFSTTTKCGTKKRIPIRKQKEDESPEVSDTDAKAEASIRLLNPLEYRVLYNPSAYTGIKTASHQNAARNCDDSKGPLGSEFSSTGAKQFQYTYSITCSQSQSSTKRTLLDLKFYKTLSTQANSEPPATLEPKEDKLETYDTKEDPRMFQKHRPEYRSLSYDRSETLQVLPLEEGDLILHKVTVLKNGPIPGTMVQYFCKLSCLPVEQHVMVRSNSKFMMLCRYAVENIQLFSISELTDILKAFICLGIPPTHSMLNVYETEFCRRVWDMSLDQLLLVADLWRCLGRSVPHYLQISFNYVTLHWKDLTLPQLVQLIYIIGEGRSVPQDLMQKLETLVLKYLDSFNLEEVGTISLGFFKSNSAFSEHVMRKIGDRVSGQMADMSNYALVNVLKMFRYTHVDHLEFLKQLGKVIPPRIGTIGIQGVMHITLACSALHYLDEGIMNAVASSLPSRVMYCRSKDVAKFLWSFGCLNYEPPNAERFYSSLIEQMYRKMHEFEKFPEHLLTCLLALAFVGHFPDDLIDYTLSAEFIQLTRESKFELKKDLFTLDGSVEIECPDYKGNRLTPQFQQEVTEMLWNFTKKEICIKPEVTEAVSLLEVMLGGPQYVKHHMILPHTRSDDMEVHLGTDRKPLPFNLKAAAAAKGELQDIGVSLTDNLMNQLLKGKSSGKSLVGNKTQTETCSQKEAVEQKQAPPIRNHSAFSYEVPLTDTILNVLTKSKTSPENCPSQLRLQPRGVKLAIQVSNRNQYCYGSKQLLGLHSLKRRQLQKLGYVVVELPFWEWLPLLRRTRSEKLSYLHHKVFNSVL from the coding sequence ATGGCTACAGTGATAACATGCCGAAGATTTCCACGAGGCGTTCGCAGCATGGTTGCATTTTCAACTACAACCAAGTGTGGGACCAAGAAGAGAATTCCTATTAGAAAACAAAAGGAGGATGAGAGCCCTGAAGTGAGTGACACAGATGCTAAAGCTGAGGCTTCTATCAGATTGCTGAACCCTCTGGAATACAGAGTACTTTATAATCCATCGGCCTACACAGGAATCAAAACCGCATCCCATCAGAATGCTGCTAGAAACTGTGACGATAGTAAAGGGCCACTTGGAAGTGAATTCTCCAGCACTGGTGCTAAGCAGTTTCAGTATACGTACAGCATCACctgttctcaaagccagtcaAGCACAAAACGCACCTTGCTGGATCTGAAGTTCTATAAAACTCTTTCCACACAGGCCAACTCGGAGCCTCCAGCCACGCTGGAGCCCAAGGAAGACAAATTGGAGACCTATGACACTAAGGAAGACCCCAGAATGTTTCAGAAGCACAGACCCGAATACCGATCTCTAAGTTATGACAGGTCCGAGACCTTGCAGGTCCTTCCCCTAGAAGAAGGTGACTTGATATTACATAAAGTAACTGTTCTTAAGAATGGCCCGATCCCAGGAACCATGGTGCAATATTTTTGCAAGCTGAGCTGTTTGCCAGTGGAGCAGCATGTGATGGTGAGGTCCAATAGTAAGTTTATGATGTTGTGTCGTTACGCAGTTGAAAACATCCAGCTGTTTAGCATCTCGGAACTCACTGACATTTTAAAGGCCTTTATCTGTTTAGGCATTCCACCAACCCACTCCATGCTGAATGTGTATGAGACTGAATTTTGCCGTCGGGTGTGGGACATGAGCCTGGATCAGCTACTGCTGGTGGCTGACCTGTGGCGCTGCTTGGGACGCAGCGTGCCTCACTATTTACAGATCTCCTTCAATTATGTTACCTTGCATTGGAAAGACCTCACCTTGCCTCAGCTTGTTCAGCTGATTTATATCATAGGCGAAGGTCGGAGCGTACCCCAGGATTTAATGCAGAAGTTGGAGACTTTAGTGTTGAAGTACTTGGATTCCTTCAACTTGGAGGAAGTGGGCACCATTTCCTTAGGGTTCTTCAAGTCCAACAGTGCCTTTTCTGAGCATGTCATGAGAAAAATTGGAGACAGGGTGTCAGGCCAGATGGCAGACATGAGCAATTATGCTTTAGTGAATGTACTTAAGATGTTCCGCTATACTCATGTAGATCATTTAGAATTCTTGAAGCAACTTGGGAAAGTCATTCCTCCTCGGATTGGTACTATAGGCATTCAGGGTGTCATGCACATAACTCTTGCCTGTTCAGCCTTGCATTACCTCGATGAAGGGATTATGAATGCAGTAGCTTCTTCGTTGCCTTCCAGGGTGATGTATTGCCGTAGTAAAGATGTTGCTAAATTCTTGTGGTCATTCGGATGCCTGAATTATGAGCCGCCTAATGCAGAGAGGTTTTACTCCAGCCTCATAGAGCAGATGTACAGAAAGATGCATGAATTTGAGAAGTTCCCAGAACATCTCCTCACCTGTTTGTTGGCTCTGGCATTTGTTGGGCACTTCCCAGATGACCTAATAGATTACACTCTGAGTGCTGAATTTATTCAGTTAACCAGAGAGAGTAAATTTGAGCTTAAAAAGGACCTGTTCACTCTTGATGGTAGTGTAGAGATAGAGTGCCCAGATTACAAAGGTAATCGCCTTACGCCACAGTTTCAGCAAGAGGTTACTGAGATGCTGTGGAATTTTACGAAGAAGGAAATCTGCATAAAGCCGGAAGTGACAGAAGCTGTCTCTCTACTTGAGGTAATGTTAGGTGGACCCCAGTATGTCAAACACCACATGATTTTGCCTCACACTAGATCAGATGATATGGAGGTCCACTTGGGCACAGACCGAAAACCGTTACCTTTTAACTTAAAAGCTGCCGCAGCAGCTAAAGGAGAACTGCAAGACATTGGAGTCAGTCTCACAGATAACTTAATGAATCAGCTGCTGAAGGGGAAGTCCAGCGGCAAGTCACTTGTGGGTAATAAAACTCAGACAGAGACTTGTAGCCAGAAGGAGGCAGTAGAACAGAAGCAGGCTCCACCCATTAGGAATCATTCTGCATTTTCATATGAGGTTCCTCTGACTGACACTATTTTGAATGTCTTGACCAAATCAAAGACCTCTCCTGAAAATTGTCCCTCCCAGCTAAGGCTGCAGCCCAGAGGCGTGAAGCTAGCCATTCAGGTGTCAAACAGGAACCAGTACTGTTATGGTTCTAAACAGTTGTTGGGACTACATAGCTTGAAAAGGAGGCAGCTACAGAAACTGGGATATGTGGTAGTCGAGCTGCCCTTTTGGGAATGGCTTCCTTTGCTCAGACGGACCCGTTCAGAGAAATTGAGCTACCTGCACCACAAAGTGTTCAACTCAGTTCTTTAA
- the LOC127046389 gene encoding leucine zipper putative tumor suppressor 3-like — MAKLETLSVLSDPRYQNQDTFHSFASRPSESASQNTMGSVGSGVANEQEFAMKSVGTRTQSSSRQADGSRNGYSTREISNRYSGEEKTYKSEISNSLYINGDLRKSEKMKTDICGNVAANNEKNLPPPPQYREPSNPPKILPVSGKLDQSNEPLVRPSAFKPVVPKNFHSMQNLCLPQNNGITENRKSLNHTNSNSPSAGKSGLEKTSLNRSTNQVGGLSDSGRNSLTSLPTYGTVYSQHVGPMSASTSHINRIGTTYVDKNIVGYNGISTSDSGRSSSKSTSSFNRLNHLNETMPFHSPSTDDVIQDLEDRLWEKEQEVLQMRRNLDKSEAAIFQVFEEKQKIWEREMEDLRQNYANKLQQVSKKAQRAQQALQLQIFKLQQEKKKLQDDVGQLLQQREELEKKIVAFKKEQAEFLPKIEETKWEVCQKAGEISLLKQQLKDSQADVSQKLNEIVGLRTQLKEGKNFLREKEEQITTLKDSCSSKTVSLEICENELQRKMNEVQMLREKLNHCELEVSGLKQTLASMGHHGHFNSELTEKLRDPLACESDEAKMKRQNEDNVIALKKEVEQLQTELKLERQQREQQVMDFEEEQRTWQEEKEKVIKYQKQLQLNYVEMYQKNQLLEQKVNEMTTKATSPPYTEEKKPWTPSRLERIESTEI, encoded by the exons ATGGCCAAGTTAGAGACCCTGTCTGTTCTTAGTGACCCAAGATACCAGAACCAGGACACTTTCCACTCGTTTGcctccaggccctctgaatcTGCCTCCCAAAACACTATGGGAAGCGTAGGCAGCGGAGTCGCCAATGAGCAAGAGTTTGCGATGAAGAGCGTGGGAACTAGgactcagagcagcagcaggcaggctgaTGGCTCGCGGAATGGCTATTCCACGCGGGAGATCTCTAACCGTTACTCTGGGGAGGAGAAAACCTACAAGTCAGAGATCTCCAACTCCCTCTACATCAATGGGGACCTGCGCAAGAGTGAGAAGATGAAGACAGACATTTGTGGGAACGTTGCCGCCAACAACGAGAAAAACCTGCCACCTCCTCCCCAGTACAGAGAACCCAGTAACCCACCAAAGATATTGCCAGTCTCTGGCAAATTGGACCAG agcAATGAGCCCTTAGTTAGACCTTCAGCCTTTAAACCAGTAGTTCCTAAAAACTTCCATTCCATGCAGAATCTCTGCCTGCCACAGAACAATGGAATAACAGAGAACAGAAAGAGCTTGAATCACACCAACAGCAATAGCCCGTCTGCAGGCAAAAGCGGACTGGAGAAGACCAGCCTTAATAGGAGTACAAACCAAGTGGGAGGTCTTTCCGATTCTGGCCGTAACTCTTTGACGAGCTTGCCCACTTACGGGACGGTCTACAGTCAGCACGTTGGCCCAATGAGTGCTTCAACTAGTCACATAAACCGCATTGGCACAACCTATGTAGATAAGAACATAGTGGGATACAATGGAATATCTACCTCAGACAGTGGACGGTCTTCAAGCAAGAGTACTTCTTCTTTCAATAGGCTCAACCATCTGAATGAAACAATGCCTTTCCATTCCCCCTCGACAGATGATGTTATCCAGGACCTGGAGGACAGGCTGtgggagaaggagcaggaggTCCTGCAGATGAGAAGAAACCTGGACAAAAGTGAGGCTgccatcttccaagtgtttgaGGAGAAGCAAAAGATCTGGGAACGTGAAATGGAGGACCTCAGGCAAAATTATGCAAATAAACTACAGCAGGTCTCCAAGAAGGCCCAGAGGGCTCAACAGGCCTTGCAGCTCCAGATCTTCAAGCtccagcaagagaaaaaaaagctCCAGGATGATGTGGGGCAACTTCTCCAGCAGCGAGAAGAGCTAGAGAAAAAAATTGTGGCTTTCAAGAAAGAACAGGCTGAGTTTCTTCCCAAGATTGAAGAAACCAAGTGGGAG GTGTGCCAGAAAGCTGGTGAGATCTCACTCCTCAAGCAACAACTGAAGGATTCGCAAGCTGATGTCTCTCAGAAACTGAATGAGATAGTGGGGCTGCGGACTCAGCTCAAAGAAGGTAAGAACTTcctgagagagaaggaagagcagATCACCACCCTGAAAGACTCCTGCAGCTCCAAGACTGTCAGCCTGGAGATCTGCGAGAATGAGCTGCAGAGAAAGATGAATGAGGTGCAGATGCTAAGGGAAAAACTCAACCACTGTGAGCTGGAGGTCTCTGGCCTGAAGCagacactggccagcatggggcacCATGGCCATTTCAATTCAGAGCTCACCGAGAAACTAAGGGACCCGTTGGCATGTGAGAGCGATGAGGCTAAGATGAAGCGCCAAAATGAGGACAATGTCATTGCCCTGAAGAAGGAGGTTGAGCAGCTCCAGACAGAGCTGAAGCTGGAGCGCCAGCAGCGGGAGCAGCAGGTGATGGACTTTGAGGAGGAGCAGCGCACgtggcaggaggagaaggagaaagtgaTCAAATACCAGAAGCAGCTACAGCTGAACTACGTGGAGATGTACCAGAAGAACCAGCTCCTGGAACAAAAGGTGAATGAGATGACCACCAAGGCCACCAGCCCGCCTTACACCGAGGAGAAAAAACCATGgactccatccaggctggagcgAATAGAGTCCACGGAGATCTAA